Proteins from a genomic interval of Rhodococcus rhodochrous:
- the istB gene encoding IS21-like element helper ATPase IstB codes for MSSSSTAVPPAVAALPADLDAGLRRLKLATVRRTAAEVLQTAKTQRWTPEEVLRTLIEAELAARDASNIAARLKAAAFPVAKTLDSFIVAESSIPQATFDYLIGLEWVRSHANLALVGPPGTGKSHTLIGLGIAAVHAGHKVRYFTAADLVEALYRGLADNTVGKTIDTLLRADLIIVDEVGFAPLDDTGTQLLFRLVAGAYERRSLAVASHWPFEQWGRFLPEHTTAAGILDRLLHHATVVLTDGESYRMRQARHERGERP; via the coding sequence ATGAGCAGTTCGAGCACCGCCGTTCCGCCGGCGGTCGCGGCGTTGCCCGCCGACCTCGACGCCGGTCTGCGCCGACTCAAACTCGCCACCGTCCGCCGCACCGCCGCCGAGGTCCTGCAGACCGCCAAGACCCAACGCTGGACTCCGGAGGAGGTGCTGCGCACCCTGATCGAAGCGGAGTTGGCCGCCCGCGACGCCTCCAACATCGCCGCCCGACTCAAAGCGGCCGCGTTCCCCGTCGCCAAGACCCTCGACAGTTTTATCGTCGCCGAGTCCTCCATCCCACAAGCCACATTCGACTACCTGATCGGTTTGGAATGGGTTCGTTCCCACGCCAATCTGGCGTTGGTCGGCCCGCCGGGTACCGGAAAATCCCACACCCTGATCGGGTTGGGGATCGCGGCCGTGCACGCCGGGCACAAGGTCCGCTATTTCACCGCCGCCGACCTCGTCGAAGCCCTCTACCGCGGCCTGGCCGACAACACTGTCGGCAAGACCATCGACACGCTGTTGCGGGCAGATCTGATCATCGTCGACGAGGTCGGGTTCGCGCCGCTGGACGACACCGGCACCCAGTTGCTGTTCCGACTCGTCGCCGGCGCCTACGAACGCCGATCCCTGGCGGTCGCCTCGCACTGGCCGTTCGAGCAGTGGGGCCGGTTCCTGCCCGAACACACCACCGCCGCCGGCATCCTCGACCGGCTCTTGCACCACGCCACCGTCGTGCTCACCGACGGTGAGTCCTACCGGATGCGCCAGGCCCGACACGAACGAGGTGAACGCCCCTGA
- a CDS encoding HAD-IIA family hydrolase yields the protein MSEEPTSAPVWNYLMDMDGVLVHEDHLIPGADAFLTELRDTGTPFMVLTNNSIRTPRDLRARLLLSGLDVPEKAIWTSALATATFLANQRPGGSAYVVGESGLTTALHDIGYVLTDSDPDYVVLGETRTYSFEAITTAIRLVERGARFIATNPDPTGPSREGSLPATGAVAALITRATGREPYFVGKPNALMMRSALRAIGAHSAHTLMIGDRMDTDIVCGLEAGLQTLLVLTGISTRESVERFPYRPTRVINSVADLVGSTADPF from the coding sequence ATGAGCGAAGAACCCACATCCGCGCCGGTCTGGAATTACCTGATGGACATGGATGGTGTTCTCGTGCACGAGGATCACCTGATTCCCGGCGCCGACGCGTTTCTGACCGAACTCCGCGATACCGGTACGCCGTTCATGGTGCTCACCAACAATTCCATCCGCACACCCCGAGACCTACGGGCTCGCCTGCTGCTCTCCGGCCTCGACGTTCCCGAGAAGGCGATCTGGACCTCGGCGTTGGCGACGGCGACATTCCTCGCGAATCAACGTCCCGGCGGCAGCGCCTACGTGGTGGGCGAATCCGGATTGACCACCGCGCTGCACGACATCGGTTACGTCCTCACCGACAGCGACCCGGACTACGTCGTCCTCGGAGAGACACGCACCTACTCCTTCGAGGCGATCACCACCGCGATCCGACTGGTCGAACGCGGCGCCCGGTTCATTGCGACCAATCCGGATCCTACCGGCCCGTCACGGGAGGGTTCGCTTCCCGCAACCGGCGCCGTTGCGGCGCTGATCACCCGCGCGACCGGCCGCGAACCCTACTTCGTGGGGAAGCCGAACGCCTTGATGATGCGCTCGGCCCTGCGCGCGATCGGTGCGCACTCCGCACACACGCTGATGATCGGCGACCGCATGGACACCGACATCGTCTGCGGCCTCGAAGCCGGCCTGCAGACGCTGCTGGTCCTGACGGGTATTTCCACCCGTGAATCAGTCGAACGATTCCCCTACCGTCCGACCCGCGTCATCAATTCGGTGGCGGATCTCGTTGGCTCCACAGCTGATCCGTTCTGA
- a CDS encoding ANTAR domain-containing protein: MRAVTAAAAATIAGVECADIVLIGKDTFESHGATSSLSRELGRIQRDAGGPCIDAAGVTSVVYSSDLRSEMRWPQFTEEALMVGVGSVLSFQLHTRTDIAGSLNLFASKPQAFDGAAVALGIALAAQAAAERTAARAELHLRSALGTRDTIGQAKGLLMQRCGVDAARAFVMLRTLSQDLNVTVARIAERIVEDHTASL; the protein is encoded by the coding sequence TTGCGCGCAGTAACCGCGGCTGCGGCTGCCACGATTGCGGGGGTCGAGTGCGCCGACATCGTCCTCATCGGCAAGGACACATTCGAATCCCACGGAGCGACCTCGTCGTTGTCCCGGGAACTCGGTCGGATCCAACGCGACGCCGGTGGCCCCTGTATCGATGCGGCCGGAGTTACGAGCGTGGTCTACAGCAGCGACCTCCGATCCGAGATGCGCTGGCCGCAGTTCACGGAAGAAGCCCTGATGGTCGGGGTCGGCAGCGTGTTGTCCTTCCAACTCCACACCCGCACCGACATTGCCGGTTCGCTGAACCTGTTCGCATCGAAACCGCAGGCCTTCGACGGTGCCGCGGTAGCGCTGGGCATCGCACTGGCGGCGCAGGCGGCCGCCGAGCGCACGGCTGCACGCGCGGAGCTGCATCTGCGCTCGGCGTTGGGCACCCGAGACACCATCGGCCAGGCCAAAGGTCTTCTGATGCAGCGCTGCGGTGTCGATGCCGCCCGCGCCTTCGTGATGCTGCGGACGCTGTCGCAGGATCTCAACGTCACCGTCGCTCGAATTGCCGAGCGAATCGTGGAGGACCACACCGCTTCTCTGTGA
- a CDS encoding flavin reductase family protein, giving the protein MSLDTASINKGLFREVMGHYPTGVAVITGRAADGELLALVVGTFSSVSLDPPLVSFMPMKTSQTFDKLRRCESICINVIGGEQEDLVATIAQRWENKLDGIEWSTSPSGNPVLEQSVAWIDARVTNTVDAGDHWIVLCAVSDLAVTNPVAPLIYFQGGYGSFVSTSLIARLQHEITDSISAAEALRPEVEALAHSIGCEIALYTTIGRDEMVRVLSAFGPGVEQTNGLARRIPIVPPIGDSIVFDLSEDEQERWLSRAIGIDEDTKGVYRRRLGFVRAHGYALSLLPREGRTAYETMCEATRRYESGLLTPMEERDIRTVIPGSDVDYRVQELDSDGRYDVGSLVFPVRDPEGRCTSTLRLAQLPLRSTGATVAAWVSHARSVVAALEGDRHPHGS; this is encoded by the coding sequence ATGTCCCTCGACACCGCCAGTATCAACAAGGGCCTGTTCCGCGAGGTGATGGGCCACTATCCCACGGGCGTTGCAGTGATCACCGGACGCGCGGCCGACGGCGAACTGCTCGCCCTCGTCGTCGGGACCTTCAGTTCGGTGTCCCTCGATCCTCCCCTGGTCTCGTTCATGCCGATGAAGACGTCCCAGACCTTCGACAAACTCCGGCGGTGCGAGTCGATATGCATCAATGTCATCGGGGGCGAGCAGGAGGATCTTGTCGCCACGATCGCCCAGCGCTGGGAGAACAAGCTCGACGGCATCGAATGGTCCACCTCTCCGTCCGGCAACCCGGTTCTCGAACAATCGGTCGCCTGGATCGACGCACGCGTGACGAACACGGTCGATGCCGGCGACCATTGGATCGTCCTCTGCGCCGTGAGCGATCTGGCGGTCACCAACCCCGTGGCGCCTCTGATCTACTTCCAGGGCGGTTACGGCAGCTTCGTGAGTACGTCGCTGATCGCTCGGCTGCAGCACGAGATCACCGATTCGATCAGCGCGGCGGAGGCCCTCCGCCCGGAGGTGGAAGCGCTCGCCCACTCGATCGGTTGCGAGATCGCGCTGTATACGACGATCGGCCGGGACGAGATGGTCCGAGTGCTGTCGGCCTTCGGTCCCGGCGTGGAACAGACGAACGGACTCGCACGACGTATCCCGATCGTGCCTCCGATCGGCGACAGTATCGTCTTCGACCTGTCCGAGGACGAACAGGAACGCTGGCTGTCCAGGGCCATCGGAATCGACGAGGACACGAAGGGGGTCTACCGCCGGCGACTCGGTTTCGTACGCGCCCACGGATACGCGCTCTCGCTTCTTCCTCGAGAAGGCCGCACCGCCTACGAGACGATGTGCGAAGCGACGCGACGCTACGAATCAGGTCTGCTCACACCCATGGAGGAACGTGACATCCGGACCGTGATCCCTGGGTCGGACGTCGACTATCGCGTTCAGGAGCTCGATTCTGACGGTCGCTACGATGTCGGGTCCCTCGTCTTCCCTGTACGCGATCCGGAAGGCCGCTGCACCTCGACTTTGCGTCTGGCTCAACTCCCGCTTCGGAGCACCGGCGCGACGGTCGCTGCATGGGTTTCGCATGCCAGAAGCGTCGTCGCAGCACTCGAGGGCGATAGACACCCCCACGGTTCGTAG
- a CDS encoding MFS transporter — MASTVAPDKIIDPSDPKASKKIDFGRMNRKAWLITALLVLFQIVAFADKAVLGLVASEAIPDLGISAVEFGFIGSAFFFLYAVVSVVTGFLAARFSVRWIILTMGVVWAVMQFPMLLGGGAAILLVTRIVLGGAEGPATAMSLTSAHSWFEPRRRALPSNLVAAGSTLGPVLAAPALAWVIGAWGWRWAFGVLGIVGLVWVIAWLILAGDGPYAGHGKKDSAGKDAPEADAESAHEIATDDVDKQPAVSLWRAFASLTFLAAVIGGGSNFWVQGFVTTWLPQYLGTVVGLSLSQVGTVTTIPWILGALVLLFLGFLGHRLMQRGYNAHRSIAIPFGIAALVAGVCFILVQAASGVAAVALLCIAAGCSLAYPMTASALAFAVGARQRPIMMATLGGVASIGAIISPTLVGWLMTRAGYVSPPSGTPLTPEMANNMAVGVHQAFTITGVVLLVGGVLCILFLRPEALGRTLQARHRKG; from the coding sequence ATGGCTTCGACCGTGGCGCCGGACAAGATCATCGATCCTTCCGATCCGAAGGCATCGAAGAAGATCGACTTCGGCAGAATGAACCGCAAGGCCTGGTTGATCACTGCACTCCTCGTTCTTTTTCAGATCGTCGCGTTTGCCGACAAGGCCGTACTCGGACTCGTTGCGTCAGAGGCGATCCCGGACCTGGGAATCTCGGCCGTCGAGTTCGGTTTCATCGGCAGTGCGTTCTTCTTCCTCTACGCCGTGGTCTCGGTCGTTACCGGATTTCTCGCAGCGCGGTTCTCGGTGCGGTGGATCATCCTGACGATGGGCGTCGTGTGGGCCGTGATGCAGTTCCCCATGCTGCTCGGTGGCGGCGCCGCGATTCTTCTGGTCACCCGCATCGTTCTCGGCGGCGCCGAGGGCCCGGCCACCGCGATGTCACTGACCTCCGCCCACTCCTGGTTCGAACCCCGACGTCGCGCGCTTCCCTCCAATCTTGTCGCTGCGGGCTCGACCCTCGGTCCGGTCCTCGCCGCACCTGCCCTGGCCTGGGTCATCGGTGCTTGGGGATGGCGCTGGGCGTTCGGTGTCCTCGGTATCGTCGGTCTGGTCTGGGTGATCGCCTGGTTGATCCTGGCCGGCGACGGACCCTACGCGGGCCACGGGAAGAAGGATTCCGCCGGCAAGGATGCCCCCGAGGCGGATGCCGAGTCCGCTCACGAAATCGCCACGGATGATGTCGACAAACAACCGGCCGTCTCGCTCTGGCGGGCATTCGCGAGCTTGACTTTCCTCGCGGCGGTCATCGGCGGAGGTTCGAACTTCTGGGTGCAGGGGTTCGTGACCACCTGGCTACCCCAGTACCTGGGGACCGTGGTCGGACTTTCGTTGTCCCAGGTCGGGACGGTCACCACGATTCCCTGGATCCTGGGAGCGCTCGTGCTTCTCTTCCTCGGATTCCTCGGTCACCGACTGATGCAGCGGGGATACAACGCGCATCGGTCCATCGCGATCCCCTTCGGTATCGCAGCACTCGTTGCCGGTGTGTGCTTCATCCTGGTCCAGGCGGCCTCCGGTGTCGCCGCCGTCGCGTTGCTCTGCATCGCCGCAGGTTGCAGCCTCGCCTACCCGATGACCGCCTCAGCGCTGGCATTCGCGGTTGGCGCACGGCAGCGTCCGATCATGATGGCCACGCTGGGCGGTGTCGCGTCGATCGGCGCAATCATCTCCCCCACCCTCGTCGGATGGCTGATGACGCGCGCGGGGTACGTCTCGCCGCCCTCGGGCACGCCCCTCACCCCCGAGATGGCGAACAACATGGCCGTAGGCGTACATCAAGCCTTCACGATCACCGGTGTCGTCCTGCTCGTCGGCGGCGTGCTGTGCATCCTCTTCCTCCGCCCCGAAGCCCTCGGACGCACCCTCCAGGCGCGTCACCGCAAAGGCTGA
- a CDS encoding amidase produces the protein MNAPVVDVSIEDQVRSVRTGSTTATELVSRARTAIDAQEPVLQAWVQMSSTTAEDVATIDADRRDLPLRGISVGVKDLIDVAGMPTRAGSPVTSAAAAVADAPCVERLRSLGAVVQGKTVTTEFGYFRPGPTRNPHAPEHTPGGSSSGSAAAVGAGTVPLALGTQTAGSLTRPASYCGTAGLVLAHGSTEMAGIVGLSDSLDSLGLLTRTVADLRYVHDAFLGSAAAVQSGLPECAFVWGGSYLGYLDPPMIALLGRLPSVLAGLGLHSEMLDWDDHVQTLAEDHATIMAFEAARTRAREFERQRDDLSPQIRDLLQQGQTISVSDHTAALIRRDRSRELLGEILDGSSLIVGPAATGPAPKGLSATGSPILSRPWQLLGLPVVIVPGARTTAGLPLGIQLVGLPGREDDLFEVGERLEAILRESPPLDE, from the coding sequence GTGAACGCGCCCGTGGTTGACGTGTCCATCGAAGATCAGGTGAGGTCGGTCCGGACCGGTTCGACGACGGCGACGGAACTCGTGTCCCGAGCCAGAACGGCAATCGACGCTCAGGAACCCGTACTGCAGGCGTGGGTGCAAATGTCGAGCACTACTGCCGAGGACGTCGCGACGATCGATGCCGACCGCCGAGACCTGCCTTTGCGAGGGATTTCCGTCGGTGTGAAGGACCTGATCGACGTCGCCGGCATGCCGACCCGTGCGGGATCGCCGGTCACATCCGCCGCGGCAGCTGTCGCGGACGCGCCCTGCGTGGAACGATTGCGTTCGCTCGGCGCCGTCGTCCAAGGTAAGACCGTCACGACCGAGTTCGGTTACTTCCGTCCGGGTCCCACACGCAATCCTCATGCACCCGAGCACACGCCCGGAGGATCGTCGAGCGGGTCCGCCGCCGCGGTCGGTGCTGGCACCGTGCCGTTGGCGCTCGGTACCCAGACCGCGGGTTCCCTGACCCGACCGGCGTCCTATTGCGGCACGGCCGGACTGGTTCTCGCCCACGGCAGTACCGAGATGGCAGGAATTGTCGGCCTGAGCGACTCCCTCGATTCCCTGGGGCTGCTCACCCGCACCGTCGCCGATCTGCGTTACGTCCACGATGCGTTCCTCGGCTCAGCCGCCGCTGTTCAGTCCGGTCTTCCGGAATGTGCGTTCGTCTGGGGCGGAAGCTATCTCGGATATCTCGACCCTCCGATGATCGCTCTGCTGGGCCGTCTTCCGTCTGTTCTGGCCGGACTGGGCCTGCATTCGGAAATGCTCGACTGGGACGACCACGTGCAGACTCTCGCCGAGGACCACGCGACGATCATGGCCTTCGAGGCCGCACGCACCCGAGCTCGTGAGTTCGAACGGCAGCGGGACGATCTGAGCCCGCAGATCCGAGATCTGCTGCAGCAGGGACAGACAATCTCGGTCTCCGACCACACGGCTGCGTTGATCCGACGGGATCGCTCGCGGGAGTTGTTGGGCGAGATACTCGACGGATCATCCCTCATCGTCGGTCCTGCCGCGACCGGACCTGCACCGAAGGGATTGTCGGCGACCGGTTCGCCGATCCTCAGCCGCCCGTGGCAGTTGCTGGGCCTACCCGTGGTGATTGTGCCCGGAGCGCGCACCACTGCGGGACTGCCGCTCGGAATACAGCTCGTCGGCCTGCCAGGTAGGGAGGATGACCTGTTCGAGGTCGGGGAGAGACTCGAAGCAATTCTCCGCGAAAGTCCCCCGCTGGACGAGTGA
- a CDS encoding response regulator transcription factor, protein MAEHVTGNDAPASEATVYVVDDDPALCDSVDWILESIGIRPVICHSADVFLDVYDGTHPACIVLDVRMPGMSGTRLHERINEFAPHVVIIFVSAHGDIRMSVSTLQKGAMDFLEKPYDPQRLLDAVQSGVERARTRFAEHAARVALREKLQGLTPRERQILALVVEGLPSQNIARKLGMSVKTVDVHRARIKSKTDSDSIGTFVRDLLRYGVEVPNEA, encoded by the coding sequence ATGGCCGAGCATGTGACCGGCAACGATGCGCCGGCGTCCGAGGCCACCGTGTACGTCGTCGACGACGATCCAGCGTTGTGCGATTCCGTCGACTGGATTCTGGAGAGCATCGGCATCCGACCGGTCATCTGCCACAGTGCCGATGTCTTCCTCGATGTCTACGACGGCACGCATCCCGCTTGCATCGTGCTCGATGTGCGCATGCCGGGCATGAGCGGCACGAGGTTGCACGAGCGGATCAACGAGTTCGCGCCGCATGTGGTGATCATCTTCGTCTCGGCGCACGGCGACATCAGGATGTCCGTCTCGACGCTACAGAAGGGCGCCATGGATTTCCTGGAGAAGCCGTACGATCCGCAACGGCTGCTCGACGCGGTTCAGTCCGGCGTCGAGCGCGCTCGGACGCGTTTCGCGGAGCATGCTGCACGCGTAGCGCTGCGGGAGAAACTCCAGGGGCTGACGCCGCGTGAGCGGCAGATCCTGGCCTTGGTCGTCGAAGGCCTGCCGAGCCAGAATATCGCCCGCAAGCTGGGGATGAGCGTGAAGACCGTCGATGTCCATCGGGCTCGGATCAAGAGCAAGACCGACTCCGACAGCATCGGCACCTTCGTTCGGGACCTCCTCCGCTACGGCGTAGAGGTCCCGAACGAAGCCTGA
- a CDS encoding PDR/VanB family oxidoreductase has protein sequence MTLIDVIVSDITQETPTVKSITLVKADGSPLGPYLPGAHIDVEGPTAITRQYSLCSTPDAPDSFVFAVKKEANSRGGSAALHELSVGDTLRISTPRNLLAIAEEAQHHVLVAAGIGITPMLSMARYMDVHGISFELHYFARTESEAAFLPLLNDRCPDKLHQHLGVTREAQEHVLKDEFAELPPHTHIYTCGPAGFMDKVVAVAREHVSPDAIHIENFHASEQPDASANAAFEVELDGETYRIPADKSIVEVLQDNGCDVDTSCQEGICGTCIMQVLEGSPEHRDNVLTRAEKESGEVMAVCVSRTRGQRLVLDYY, from the coding sequence ATGACACTCATCGACGTCATCGTCTCCGACATCACCCAGGAAACACCGACCGTCAAGTCGATCACGCTCGTGAAGGCGGACGGGTCACCGCTGGGTCCGTACCTGCCGGGCGCACACATCGACGTCGAGGGCCCGACAGCGATCACACGTCAGTACTCGCTGTGCAGCACCCCGGACGCACCGGACTCGTTCGTCTTCGCCGTCAAGAAGGAGGCGAACTCACGCGGTGGATCCGCTGCCCTGCACGAACTCTCTGTCGGCGACACCCTCCGCATCAGCACACCTCGGAACCTGCTCGCCATCGCCGAAGAGGCACAGCACCACGTGCTCGTCGCCGCCGGCATCGGCATCACTCCGATGCTGAGTATGGCCCGCTACATGGACGTTCACGGCATCAGCTTCGAACTGCACTACTTCGCCCGCACCGAATCCGAAGCGGCATTCCTGCCGCTGCTGAACGACCGCTGCCCGGACAAGCTGCATCAGCATCTCGGAGTGACGCGCGAGGCCCAGGAGCATGTCCTGAAGGACGAATTCGCCGAATTGCCTCCACACACTCACATCTATACGTGCGGACCGGCGGGGTTCATGGACAAGGTCGTTGCCGTCGCGCGTGAGCACGTCTCCCCCGACGCCATCCACATCGAGAACTTCCACGCCTCGGAGCAACCCGACGCGTCGGCGAACGCCGCATTCGAAGTCGAGCTGGACGGAGAGACCTATCGGATTCCGGCCGATAAGAGCATCGTCGAGGTCCTCCAGGACAACGGTTGCGACGTCGACACCTCCTGCCAGGAAGGCATCTGCGGAACGTGCATCATGCAGGTCCTGGAGGGTTCGCCCGAACACCGCGACAACGTGCTCACCCGTGCCGAGAAGGAATCCGGGGAAGTCATGGCAGTGTGCGTGTCGCGCACGAGAGGGCAGCGACTCGTCCTCGACTACTACTGA
- a CDS encoding SDR family NAD(P)-dependent oxidoreductase: MNPHAPRIAVVTGAAGGMGTAIARKLHTDGRRVLLADLDTAAVDALAAELSPDGSTARGIKLDVGRKAAFEEGLAVCEDLWGTPTIVVNNAAVTRAADLMTLGEDEFTDVLTTNVNSVFFGCQVFGAAMADKGFGRIVNMASLAGQNGGTATGGHYAASKGAILTATKIFARELAARGVTVNAISPGPHDLPVVRKTVPADKLDGIVAGIPVGRLGSASFVADTVALLISDDAFFVTGACWDINGGLYLR, encoded by the coding sequence ATGAATCCTCATGCCCCGCGTATCGCGGTCGTCACCGGAGCCGCCGGCGGAATGGGCACCGCCATCGCCCGTAAACTGCATACCGACGGCCGGCGGGTGCTCCTCGCCGACCTCGACACCGCCGCGGTCGACGCCCTCGCGGCGGAACTGTCCCCCGACGGGTCCACAGCCCGCGGCATCAAGTTGGACGTCGGCCGCAAGGCGGCCTTCGAGGAAGGCCTCGCAGTCTGTGAAGACCTGTGGGGCACGCCCACCATCGTCGTCAACAACGCAGCGGTCACCCGCGCGGCCGACCTGATGACACTCGGTGAAGACGAGTTCACGGACGTGCTCACCACGAACGTCAACAGCGTCTTCTTCGGCTGTCAGGTGTTCGGAGCGGCGATGGCCGACAAGGGATTCGGTCGCATCGTCAACATGGCTTCGCTCGCGGGCCAGAACGGCGGCACCGCCACCGGCGGGCACTACGCGGCGTCGAAGGGCGCGATCCTGACCGCCACCAAGATCTTCGCGCGAGAACTCGCCGCGCGAGGCGTGACGGTCAACGCGATCTCCCCGGGCCCACACGATCTGCCGGTCGTCCGCAAGACGGTTCCGGCCGACAAACTCGACGGCATCGTTGCCGGCATTCCGGTCGGGCGACTCGGCAGTGCATCGTTCGTCGCTGACACCGTCGCGCTGTTGATCTCCGACGACGCTTTCTTCGTCACCGGTGCCTGCTGGGACATCAACGGCGGCCTGTACCTGCGCTGA
- a CDS encoding aromatic-ring-hydroxylating dioxygenase subunit beta — protein MTDLGLTDPRVLRAIELVWKEAEALDAKDYKSWEQMYTDDGIYVIPIDPDTDDFASSLNMVYDDARMRRLRVQRMLQGYSPSAVAAARTVRVISRFTVQERTDTSVTLRSAQIVNAFKRNAFLTLGADLTHTIVFDDEGDDRIALKVVRLIDSEDAVSASGYLL, from the coding sequence ATGACTGACCTGGGCCTGACCGATCCCCGCGTGTTGCGTGCCATAGAACTGGTGTGGAAGGAGGCCGAAGCCCTCGACGCGAAGGACTACAAGTCCTGGGAGCAGATGTACACCGATGATGGCATCTACGTGATCCCCATCGACCCGGACACGGATGACTTCGCGTCCTCGCTCAACATGGTCTACGACGATGCACGGATGCGCCGACTGCGCGTCCAACGCATGCTCCAGGGTTACTCGCCGTCCGCGGTCGCCGCAGCACGCACCGTCCGCGTGATCTCCCGCTTCACCGTGCAGGAACGCACGGATACCTCGGTCACCCTCCGCTCGGCGCAGATCGTCAATGCCTTCAAACGCAACGCGTTCTTGACCCTCGGCGCGGATCTGACGCACACGATCGTGTTCGACGACGAGGGCGACGACAGGATCGCGCTCAAGGTGGTCCGTCTGATCGACAGTGAGGACGCGGTCAGTGCGTCCGGTTATCTGCTCTGA
- a CDS encoding aromatic ring-hydroxylating oxygenase subunit alpha, giving the protein MTTIEHSIQNNYGDLVGTDRVAGRLYTDPEIFRVEMEKIFYRTWVWVAHESEIPEPGSFKTTQVGNQPVIVTRDRKGNFNTLLNRCRHRGATVCDQRSGKANGFTCPYHNWSYALDGRLRGIPYPDGYEGVIDKKDFPLQTLRTESYLGMIWTTFNQDAEPLEDFLGDAKLWMERFFKQSNGLPTKVLGVHKFRFKGNWKIQLENTTDGYHFPMVHKSWMASVDAETADMMSFMDDPAAETHSLGNGHSVAIMAAAHVDLDIDDGTEEIQPRFQHLVDELTEAGESPERIRRYMRSMHGCGFNLNTFPNVAMSSSFFRVLIPISVDETEIWHMAIGMDGGPESVNRERLRIHEHFQGPFGFGSPDDAEGWTRVQIGAGGNPDMPILVNRGEGREYITEEGWPTSHVTDETGMREAYAMWKKLMSDD; this is encoded by the coding sequence ATGACGACGATCGAACATTCGATCCAGAACAATTACGGGGATCTCGTCGGCACCGATCGGGTCGCCGGACGGCTCTACACGGACCCGGAGATCTTCCGTGTCGAGATGGAGAAGATCTTCTACCGCACGTGGGTGTGGGTCGCGCACGAGAGCGAGATCCCTGAGCCCGGTTCGTTCAAGACCACTCAGGTCGGGAATCAGCCGGTGATCGTCACTCGTGACCGCAAGGGAAACTTCAACACCCTCCTGAACCGCTGCCGGCACCGCGGCGCGACCGTCTGCGACCAGCGCAGCGGCAAGGCCAACGGCTTCACGTGCCCGTACCACAACTGGTCCTACGCTCTCGACGGTCGATTGCGCGGTATCCCCTATCCGGACGGCTACGAGGGAGTCATCGACAAGAAGGACTTCCCCCTCCAGACGCTGCGCACCGAGAGCTACCTGGGCATGATCTGGACAACCTTCAACCAGGACGCCGAACCCCTCGAGGATTTCCTCGGTGACGCCAAGCTCTGGATGGAGCGCTTCTTCAAGCAGAGCAACGGACTGCCGACCAAGGTGCTCGGCGTCCACAAGTTCCGCTTCAAGGGCAACTGGAAGATCCAACTGGAGAACACCACGGACGGCTACCACTTCCCGATGGTGCACAAGTCATGGATGGCCTCCGTCGACGCGGAAACCGCCGACATGATGTCGTTCATGGACGATCCGGCCGCCGAGACACATTCGCTCGGCAACGGACACAGCGTCGCGATCATGGCCGCTGCCCACGTCGACCTCGATATTGACGACGGCACCGAGGAGATCCAGCCACGCTTCCAGCATCTCGTCGACGAACTCACCGAGGCCGGGGAGAGTCCGGAGCGGATCCGTCGCTACATGCGCTCGATGCACGGCTGCGGGTTCAACCTCAACACTTTTCCGAATGTGGCGATGTCCTCGTCGTTCTTCCGGGTCTTGATTCCCATCTCCGTCGACGAGACCGAGATCTGGCACATGGCCATCGGCATGGACGGCGGCCCTGAATCCGTCAACCGGGAGCGTCTGCGTATTCACGAGCACTTCCAGGGTCCGTTCGGCTTCGGCAGCCCCGACGATGCGGAGGGCTGGACCCGGGTTCAGATCGGTGCCGGCGGCAATCCCGACATGCCCATTCTCGTCAACCGCGGCGAGGGGCGCGAATACATCACCGAAGAAGGTTGGCCCACTTCACATGTCACCGACGAGACAGGAATGCGCGAGGCCTACGCAATGTGGAAGAAGCTGATGAGCGATGACTGA